Proteins from one Listeria weihenstephanensis genomic window:
- the ilvD gene encoding dihydroxy-acid dehydratase gives MRSDKIKKGVEQAPARSLLHATGQIKSPGDMDKPFIAICNSYIDIVPGHVHLRELADIAKEAIREAGGIPFEFNTIGVDDGIAMGHIGMRYSLPSREVIADAAETVINAHWFDGVMYIPNCDKITPGMLLASVRTNVPAIFCSGGPMKAGLSATGKALTLSSVFEAVGAFKEGSMSQEEFLDMEANACPTCGSCAGMFTANSMNCLMEVLGMAVPFNGTTLAVSEARRELIRESAFHLMDLVKKDIRPRDIITRDAIDDAFALDMAMGGSTNTVLHVLALANEAEIDYDLERINEIASRVPYLSKIAPSSAYSMHDVHEAGGVPAIMKELVDLGNAIHPDRITVTGKTIRENVENAKINNTDVIHPKEDPYTKTGGLSILFGNIAPKGSAIKVGGVDPSVSVFTGKAICFDSHDAAVEAIDNHTVREGHVVVIRYEGPRGGPGMPEMLAPTSSIVGRGLGKDVALITDGRFSGATRGIAIGHISPEAASGGPIALIEDGDTIVIDLPNRTLNVDVAPDVLEARRAGVPKFVPKIKKGYLARYAALVTSAHTGGVLQLPDDFLE, from the coding sequence ATGCGTAGTGATAAAATCAAAAAAGGTGTCGAACAAGCTCCAGCTCGGAGTCTTCTACATGCAACTGGTCAAATTAAAAGTCCAGGTGATATGGATAAACCATTTATCGCCATTTGTAACTCGTATATTGATATCGTTCCGGGTCATGTGCATTTAAGAGAACTCGCGGATATTGCAAAAGAAGCGATTCGTGAAGCTGGCGGTATTCCTTTCGAATTTAATACGATTGGTGTCGATGACGGGATTGCGATGGGCCATATCGGGATGCGTTATTCCCTTCCGAGTCGTGAAGTTATCGCGGACGCAGCCGAAACGGTTATCAACGCCCACTGGTTTGACGGCGTTATGTATATTCCAAACTGTGACAAAATCACGCCTGGTATGTTGCTTGCTTCTGTACGTACGAACGTGCCGGCAATCTTCTGTTCTGGTGGCCCGATGAAGGCTGGACTTTCTGCTACTGGTAAAGCCTTGACGCTATCTTCGGTATTCGAAGCAGTTGGTGCTTTTAAAGAAGGCAGCATGTCCCAAGAAGAATTTTTAGATATGGAAGCGAATGCTTGTCCGACGTGTGGATCGTGTGCTGGGATGTTTACAGCGAACTCGATGAACTGTTTGATGGAAGTACTCGGTATGGCGGTTCCATTTAACGGCACAACGCTTGCAGTATCCGAAGCTCGCCGCGAATTGATCCGTGAATCAGCGTTCCACTTGATGGATCTCGTGAAAAAAGATATTCGTCCTCGCGACATTATTACGCGTGATGCGATTGATGATGCTTTCGCGCTAGATATGGCGATGGGGGGCTCGACAAACACTGTGCTTCACGTTTTGGCTTTAGCGAACGAGGCGGAAATCGATTACGATCTAGAACGTATTAATGAAATCGCAAGTCGTGTTCCCTACCTTTCCAAAATCGCGCCATCCTCTGCGTACTCGATGCATGATGTTCACGAAGCTGGCGGTGTTCCCGCAATTATGAAGGAACTTGTCGACCTCGGAAATGCGATCCATCCCGACCGAATTACGGTGACTGGGAAAACGATTCGTGAAAATGTGGAAAATGCGAAAATTAATAATACGGACGTGATTCATCCAAAAGAAGACCCGTATACGAAAACGGGCGGTCTCTCCATTCTTTTCGGAAATATTGCGCCAAAAGGTTCGGCAATCAAAGTCGGTGGCGTGGATCCATCGGTATCCGTCTTTACTGGGAAAGCGATTTGTTTCGACTCTCATGACGCAGCTGTTGAAGCGATTGATAATCATACGGTTCGCGAAGGTCATGTGGTCGTGATTCGTTATGAAGGTCCTCGTGGTGGTCCTGGAATGCCTGAGATGCTTGCTCCGACGTCTTCTATCGTTGGACGCGGACTTGGAAAAGATGTGGCGCTAATTACGGATGGTCGCTTCTCTGGTGCGACGCGTGGTATCGCAATTGGACATATCTCTCCCGAAGCGGCTTCTGGTGGCCCGATTGCCTTGATTGAAGATGGCGATACAATCGTGATTGACTTACCGAATCGGACGTTGAACGTGGACGTAGCGCCTGATGTGTTAGAGGCACGCCGCGCTGGGGTTCCTAAATTTGTACCTAAAATCAAAAAAGGCTATCTGGCTCGCTATGCTGCACTCGTGACTTCTGCTCACACTGGTGGCGTGTTGCAACTTCCAGACGATTTCTTAGAGTGA
- the ilvN gene encoding acetolactate synthase small subunit: MRRIITATVNNSSGVLNRITGVISRRQYNIDSISVGWTETPNVSRITIVVHVDSLYEIEQVTKQLNKQIDVLKVSDITDDPHMERELALIKVNAPAANRAELNSIIEPFRATIIDVGKTSVVVQVAGTSEKVNAFVDSIRPYGIQQMARTGVTGFTRSAK; the protein is encoded by the coding sequence ATGCGACGTATCATTACAGCAACTGTCAACAACTCAAGTGGTGTGTTGAATAGGATTACCGGCGTTATCTCTCGTCGCCAATACAATATTGATAGTATCTCTGTTGGTTGGACCGAAACGCCGAATGTTTCTCGCATCACCATCGTCGTTCATGTCGATTCACTCTATGAAATTGAACAAGTGACGAAACAGTTAAACAAGCAAATTGATGTGCTGAAAGTGAGTGATATTACCGATGATCCGCATATGGAGCGTGAACTGGCTCTGATTAAAGTTAACGCCCCTGCTGCTAACCGCGCGGAACTGAATTCGATTATCGAGCCTTTTCGTGCGACGATCATTGACGTTGGTAAAACAAGTGTCGTTGTTCAAGTCGCTGGTACGAGTGAAAAAGTCAATGCTTTTGTTGATAGTATTCGTCCTTATGGGATTCAGCAAATGGCACGTACAGGTGTCACTGGTTTTACTCGAAGCGCAAAATAA
- the ilvC gene encoding ketol-acid reductoisomerase, with translation MTKVYYEDSVKENALDGKTVAVIGYGSQGHAHSQNLRDNGNNVIIGIREGKSAEAARNDGFEVLSVADATKAADVVMILLPDETQGDTYEAEIKPNLEAGNALAFAHGFNIHFDVIKPPADVDVFLVAPKGPGHLVRRTFVEGGAVPGLFAVYQDATGKATDVALSYAKGIGATRAGVIETTFKEETETDLFGEQAVLCGGTTHLVQAGFETLVEAGYQPELAYFEVLHELKLIVDLMYEGGMEKMRDSISNTAEYGDYVSGPRVVTSDTKKAMKEVLTDIQNGNFAKAFIDDNKNGFKEFHRLRAEQKGHQIEAVGASLREMMPFVKPQN, from the coding sequence ATGACAAAAGTATATTATGAAGATTCGGTAAAAGAAAACGCGCTCGATGGTAAGACAGTAGCGGTGATTGGATATGGTTCACAAGGCCACGCCCATTCGCAAAATTTACGCGATAACGGGAACAATGTCATTATTGGGATTCGTGAAGGAAAATCTGCTGAAGCTGCGCGCAATGACGGTTTTGAAGTTTTATCTGTGGCAGACGCGACAAAAGCGGCGGATGTTGTGATGATCCTTTTACCAGATGAAACGCAAGGAGATACTTATGAAGCTGAAATCAAGCCGAATTTAGAAGCTGGCAATGCATTAGCTTTCGCGCATGGTTTTAACATTCATTTTGACGTAATTAAACCACCTGCTGACGTGGATGTGTTCTTAGTAGCACCAAAAGGTCCAGGACATTTAGTTCGTCGTACATTCGTTGAGGGTGGCGCGGTTCCAGGTTTATTCGCGGTTTACCAAGACGCTACTGGAAAAGCAACAGATGTCGCTTTATCTTACGCAAAAGGCATTGGCGCAACTCGTGCTGGCGTTATCGAAACGACATTTAAAGAAGAAACAGAAACCGATTTATTCGGTGAGCAAGCCGTTCTATGTGGTGGTACAACGCATTTAGTGCAAGCTGGTTTCGAAACATTAGTGGAAGCTGGATACCAACCAGAACTTGCTTATTTTGAAGTATTACATGAGTTGAAATTGATTGTTGACTTGATGTATGAAGGCGGCATGGAAAAAATGCGTGATTCGATCTCAAACACAGCGGAGTACGGCGATTATGTTTCTGGCCCACGCGTTGTAACGAGCGACACGAAAAAAGCAATGAAAGAAGTCTTGACGGACATCCAAAACGGTAACTTTGCCAAAGCATTTATTGATGATAATAAAAATGGTTTCAAAGAATTCCATCGTCTGCGCGCAGAGCAAAAAGGACACCAAATCGAAGCAGTTGGTGCGAGCTTGCGCGAAATGATGCCTTTCGTTAAACCACAAAACTAA
- the ilvB gene encoding biosynthetic-type acetolactate synthase large subunit, whose protein sequence is MIKVEKQTTTKSGAQLLIDALNAQNVEMIFGYPGGAVLPLYDAFYDCDIPHILTRHEQGAVHAAEGYARVTGKAGVVVVTSGPGATNALTGIADAMSDSIPMVIFTGQVATPGIGKDAFQEADMIGLTIPITKYNYQVRDVKDIPKIIKEAFHIATTGRQGPVVIDLPKDMSLATTDTVNDDTIHLPGYQPTLKPNGMQLEKLMQALATSSKPVILAGAGVNHSRATAELLDFAERYQIPVVNTLLGLGSFPQDHPLFLGMGGMHGSYAANMALTDPDLLINFGSRFDDRMVGAPKEFAKHAVIAHIDIDPAEIGKVLTTKIPIVADIKETLTQLLEMSITDETDKTHWYKLNMTRKERHPFTYNRDSKAEIKPQKVIEIIGEITEGKALVATDVGQHQMWVAQFYPFSHDHQIMTSGGLGTMGFGFPAAIGAQLAYPEQTVVAFVGDGGFQMTNQELAILNDYNINLKTVIINNGSLGMVRQWQEKFHNERYSHSIFQSQPDFVKLAEAYGVKGVRLTDPQTLAADLKEAFAYPGPIVIDCVVSPSELVLPMIPPGKANHQMEGVE, encoded by the coding sequence ATGATCAAAGTAGAAAAGCAAACAACAACGAAAAGCGGTGCCCAGCTGTTAATTGATGCATTGAATGCCCAAAATGTGGAGATGATATTTGGCTATCCTGGTGGGGCTGTTCTCCCATTATATGACGCTTTTTATGATTGCGATATCCCACATATCCTAACTCGCCATGAACAAGGCGCGGTACATGCAGCAGAAGGTTATGCGCGTGTGACAGGAAAAGCTGGTGTTGTCGTAGTCACAAGTGGTCCAGGAGCAACTAATGCCTTAACGGGGATTGCCGACGCGATGAGCGATTCGATTCCGATGGTCATTTTCACTGGTCAAGTTGCCACTCCTGGTATCGGTAAGGACGCCTTCCAAGAAGCAGACATGATTGGGCTCACAATTCCAATCACGAAATATAATTACCAAGTACGTGATGTGAAAGATATCCCTAAAATTATAAAAGAAGCGTTCCACATCGCAACAACTGGCCGTCAAGGTCCTGTCGTGATTGATCTTCCAAAAGATATGTCGCTCGCAACAACAGATACGGTAAACGATGATACGATTCATCTTCCAGGCTACCAACCCACATTAAAACCAAACGGTATGCAACTTGAAAAATTGATGCAAGCTTTGGCGACTTCCAGCAAGCCGGTGATTCTGGCTGGTGCCGGTGTCAATCATTCGCGTGCGACGGCCGAACTGCTCGATTTTGCAGAGCGTTATCAGATTCCCGTTGTCAATACGCTACTCGGGCTTGGTAGTTTTCCACAAGATCATCCCCTCTTCCTCGGAATGGGCGGAATGCATGGATCTTATGCGGCAAACATGGCGCTCACAGATCCCGATTTATTGATTAATTTTGGATCGCGTTTCGATGATAGAATGGTCGGTGCGCCTAAGGAATTCGCAAAACATGCGGTGATTGCACACATCGATATTGATCCTGCGGAAATCGGCAAAGTTCTAACAACGAAAATTCCGATTGTTGCGGATATTAAAGAAACGTTGACACAGTTACTTGAGATGAGCATAACCGATGAAACGGATAAAACGCATTGGTATAAGCTAAATATGACGCGTAAAGAACGCCATCCTTTCACGTATAATCGTGATTCTAAAGCTGAAATTAAACCGCAAAAAGTGATTGAGATTATTGGGGAGATTACGGAAGGCAAAGCACTTGTTGCAACAGATGTTGGCCAGCACCAAATGTGGGTCGCGCAATTTTATCCGTTTAGTCATGATCACCAAATTATGACGAGCGGTGGACTTGGTACGATGGGCTTTGGTTTCCCAGCTGCCATTGGTGCACAACTTGCTTATCCTGAACAAACGGTTGTCGCTTTTGTTGGTGATGGTGGTTTCCAGATGACGAATCAGGAACTCGCTATTTTGAATGATTATAATATTAATTTGAAAACAGTCATTATTAATAACGGATCGCTTGGAATGGTGCGTCAGTGGCAAGAGAAGTTCCATAATGAACGCTACTCTCACTCCATTTTCCAGAGTCAGCCAGATTTCGTGAAACTTGCGGAGGCTTACGGTGTCAAAGGTGTTCGGCTTACTGATCCCCAAACGTTAGCGGCGGATTTGAAGGAAGCTTTTGCTTATCCTGGTCCAATTGTTATCGATTGCGTTGTATCACCTAGCGAACTTGTTTTGCCAATGATCCCACCTGGTAAAGCGAATCATCAAATGGAAGGAGTGGAATAA
- a CDS encoding 2-isopropylmalate synthase yields the protein MAYIQFFDTTLRDGEQTPGVNFNQQEKIQIARQLETYGIDVIEAGFPIASDGDFHSVKEIASVIKTATVCGLARSVERDIDRAYEALRDAANAQVHVFLATSDVHMKHKLNMSRPQVLASIKHHVAHARKLFPIVQFSPEDATRTDPAFLVEAVQTAIDAGATVINIPDTVGFTNPTEFGALFRYLRDNIPSFDEVIFSTHCHDDLGMSVANALAAIENGARRVEGTVNGIGERAGNTALEEVAVALHIRNDYYKSESGIILNQTKKTSDLISRLSGMPVPRNKAIIGGNAYAHESGIHQDGVLKEPTTYEIITPALVGVEKNSLPLGKLSGRHAFVTRMEELGYTMTDDEKNDAFKRFKHLADVKKYVTEDDLHALILGQTSEKADDYELNHLQVQYVTGGVQGAIVRIHTEDGSVLEDAATGAGSIEAIYNTINRLMEQDIELTDYRIQAITAGHDAQAEVHVIVKDKDGATYHGIGIDNDVLTASAKSYLHASAKANEAKQQTNEEVPVK from the coding sequence ATGGCTTATATTCAATTTTTCGATACAACACTACGTGATGGCGAACAAACGCCAGGCGTCAATTTTAATCAGCAGGAAAAAATTCAGATTGCGCGTCAGCTTGAAACTTATGGGATTGATGTGATTGAAGCTGGATTCCCTATCGCGTCTGATGGTGATTTTCATTCAGTAAAAGAAATTGCAAGTGTAATCAAAACGGCTACTGTCTGTGGTTTGGCTCGCTCTGTGGAACGTGATATTGACCGAGCGTATGAAGCACTTCGAGACGCGGCTAATGCCCAAGTCCACGTTTTTCTTGCTACGAGTGATGTACATATGAAGCATAAATTAAACATGAGCAGGCCACAGGTTTTGGCATCGATTAAACACCATGTCGCGCATGCTCGGAAACTTTTCCCGATTGTGCAGTTTTCGCCGGAAGATGCGACGCGTACGGACCCTGCTTTTCTAGTAGAAGCTGTGCAGACGGCAATCGATGCTGGGGCGACGGTGATTAATATTCCGGATACGGTTGGCTTTACGAACCCGACGGAATTTGGTGCCCTCTTCCGCTACTTGCGTGACAATATTCCGAGTTTTGACGAAGTTATTTTCTCGACACATTGTCATGATGATCTTGGAATGTCTGTTGCAAACGCGCTTGCTGCTATTGAAAATGGTGCGCGACGCGTGGAAGGAACAGTAAACGGGATCGGTGAACGTGCTGGAAATACCGCGCTTGAAGAAGTCGCTGTGGCACTTCACATTCGCAATGATTACTACAAATCGGAGTCCGGTATTATTTTGAATCAGACGAAGAAGACGAGTGATCTGATTAGCCGCCTTTCTGGTATGCCTGTACCGCGCAATAAGGCGATTATCGGTGGGAATGCTTACGCGCATGAATCTGGTATCCATCAAGATGGCGTTTTGAAAGAACCAACGACGTACGAAATTATCACGCCAGCCCTTGTCGGAGTAGAGAAGAATTCGTTGCCACTTGGTAAATTGTCTGGCCGTCACGCCTTTGTGACTCGCATGGAGGAACTCGGCTACACGATGACCGACGACGAGAAAAACGATGCGTTTAAACGATTCAAGCATTTGGCAGATGTGAAAAAATATGTGACCGAAGACGACTTGCACGCGCTTATTCTTGGTCAAACGTCCGAGAAAGCGGATGATTATGAATTGAATCATTTGCAAGTACAATATGTGACGGGAGGCGTACAAGGCGCGATTGTCCGCATTCATACGGAAGACGGTTCTGTTTTAGAAGATGCAGCAACTGGGGCTGGTAGTATTGAAGCGATTTATAATACGATTAACCGCCTGATGGAGCAAGATATCGAGCTCACCGATTACCGGATTCAAGCGATTACGGCTGGACACGATGCACAAGCCGAGGTTCATGTTATCGTCAAAGACAAAGACGGCGCAACGTATCATGGCATCGGCATTGATAATGACGTTCTGACCGCTTCCGCCAAGTCGTACCTTCATGCAAGCGCAAAAGCCAATGAGGCAAAACAACAAACAAACGAGGAGGTACCAGTCAAGTGA
- a CDS encoding GNAT family N-acetyltransferase, which yields MGKLETERLLLLEYNLDWIKATIAGVDELERVSGYSVSPEWPGIDFFFYLPYVLENVKKEPEMTKWTHLIVLKEENKIIGEIGGQGKPDETGEIELGYSIVPSYQNQGYVTEALCELLIWLKKQPEIKRIFARSFENNPHSIQVLRKSGFVYQEDQDKMESRGTILLWEYPMEDGVQ from the coding sequence ATGGGGAAATTAGAAACGGAACGCTTATTGTTGTTAGAATATAATTTGGATTGGATCAAGGCGACGATTGCAGGCGTGGATGAACTGGAGCGAGTATCAGGCTACAGCGTGTCCCCAGAATGGCCTGGCATCGATTTTTTCTTCTACTTGCCATATGTGTTAGAGAATGTAAAAAAAGAGCCTGAGATGACGAAATGGACGCATTTGATTGTGCTGAAGGAAGAGAACAAGATCATCGGTGAAATTGGAGGACAAGGGAAGCCTGATGAAACGGGTGAAATTGAGCTGGGATACAGTATTGTGCCTTCGTATCAAAATCAGGGATATGTGACAGAAGCCTTGTGTGAGTTACTGATTTGGCTCAAAAAACAACCAGAGATCAAACGAATCTTTGCTCGTAGCTTTGAAAATAATCCGCATTCTATTCAAGTTTTACGAAAATCAGGATTTGTGTACCAAGAAGATCAGGATAAGATGGAGTCGCGCGGTACCATTTTATTATGGGAATACCCAATGGAAGACGGAGTACAATGA
- a CDS encoding DUF6884 domain-containing protein: protein MGIPNGRRSTMIIIPSGKPKIWDKQPEEGAVEARFAYTGNFHQLCKAYAEQFDGDYLILSPKYGFLKPDSHVLGTYDVRFTAKGVSSETISISELTQQWQTLGIKQEIIIMLGGKKFKSLLEMITNGEQVFVFPLHGARGIGDMQKRLRTALDTGKPLN, encoded by the coding sequence ATGGGAATACCCAATGGAAGACGGAGTACAATGATAATTATTCCGTCGGGGAAGCCGAAGATTTGGGATAAGCAGCCAGAAGAAGGCGCAGTAGAGGCAAGATTCGCTTATACAGGGAATTTCCATCAATTATGTAAAGCGTATGCGGAACAATTTGACGGGGATTATCTTATTTTGTCGCCGAAGTACGGTTTTTTGAAGCCTGATTCACACGTTTTAGGAACCTATGATGTGAGATTTACAGCAAAAGGCGTGAGTTCGGAGACGATTTCTATTTCCGAATTGACACAGCAATGGCAGACGCTTGGTATAAAGCAAGAAATAATTATCATGCTTGGGGGAAAGAAATTCAAATCACTGCTCGAGATGATCACAAATGGCGAACAAGTATTTGTTTTTCCATTGCACGGTGCAAGAGGAATTGGCGACATGCAAAAAAGGCTCCGCACAGCACTTGATACTGGCAAGCCTCTTAATTAA